One window from the genome of Natrialba magadii ATCC 43099 encodes:
- a CDS encoding alpha/beta hydrolase family protein — protein MPTTTALSSFESDEFTAQLERTLGKVYDGCADVGECLATAGRIEDGDYESWYDEWFATAESVEDTAREARERGHDVSAREAFLRATEYYRSAYFFRRHDLDDPDLHETWQRQRDCFRAAMEMADHTCESVDIPYEETVLESYFLAPDDSGAARPTVIGFPGYDSPVEESYAMLARAALTRGYNCLLFEGPGQGGMLYEKRLFFRPDYETVVTPVVDVAVGREAVDESRLALVGRSFGGYLAPRAATAEHRLAALAADPAIYDLGTLVLQLVPEELRAPVLEGDPDADAALDGQLEDPHALEFFGSRMAAHGLDSLGEYVRELQEYTYESEIGSINCPTFVADNESDRLAVQSHDLATRLTAPTEYTKFTDAEGAGGHCEGMGQSVFHQRLFDWLDATLDGTASP, from the coding sequence ATGCCCACGACAACGGCACTCTCGAGCTTCGAGAGCGACGAATTTACCGCACAACTCGAGCGCACACTGGGCAAGGTCTACGACGGCTGTGCCGACGTCGGCGAGTGTCTCGCGACGGCAGGCCGAATCGAGGACGGCGATTACGAGAGCTGGTACGACGAGTGGTTTGCGACCGCCGAGTCAGTCGAAGATACTGCTCGTGAGGCGCGTGAACGGGGCCACGACGTAAGCGCTCGTGAGGCGTTCCTGCGGGCGACTGAGTACTACCGCTCGGCGTATTTCTTCCGCAGACACGACCTCGACGACCCGGACTTACACGAGACGTGGCAGCGCCAGCGCGACTGCTTTCGGGCCGCAATGGAGATGGCTGACCACACCTGTGAGTCCGTCGATATCCCCTACGAGGAGACGGTACTCGAGTCCTACTTCCTCGCGCCGGATGATTCGGGGGCCGCTCGCCCGACCGTGATCGGCTTTCCTGGGTACGATTCGCCGGTCGAGGAGTCGTACGCGATGCTTGCGCGGGCCGCCCTCACTCGCGGCTACAACTGCCTGCTGTTCGAGGGACCCGGACAGGGCGGGATGCTGTACGAGAAGCGACTGTTCTTCCGGCCGGACTACGAGACCGTCGTCACGCCGGTCGTCGACGTTGCCGTTGGTCGCGAGGCTGTCGACGAGAGCCGACTCGCGCTGGTCGGCCGAAGCTTCGGCGGCTACCTCGCGCCGCGGGCGGCGACCGCGGAGCACCGCCTCGCCGCCCTCGCTGCTGACCCCGCGATCTACGACCTCGGGACGCTCGTGTTACAACTGGTCCCCGAGGAGCTTCGGGCGCCGGTACTCGAGGGCGATCCCGATGCCGACGCTGCGCTCGACGGTCAACTCGAAGACCCCCACGCACTGGAGTTCTTCGGCTCGCGAATGGCAGCCCACGGGCTCGATTCGCTCGGCGAGTACGTCCGCGAGTTACAGGAGTACACGTACGAATCGGAGATTGGATCGATCAACTGTCCGACGTTCGTCGCGGACAACGAGTCGGACCGGTTGGCAGTCCAGTCCCACGATCTCGCAACCCGCCTCACGGCACCGACGGAGTACACGAAATTCACCGACGCGGAGGGTGCAGGCGGCCACTGCGAGGGGATGGGACAGTCGGTGTTCCACCAGCGACTGTTCGACTGGTTGGACGCAACGCTCGACGGAACAGCGTCGCCCTGA
- a CDS encoding tRNA (cytidine(56)-2'-O)-methyltransferase, producing the protein MHDDAAAGAEVAVLRLGHRPGRDERMTTHVGLTARALGADRVWIPDNAGQSRDTVADITDRFGGPFEVDLTDSPKAIIRNWEGQVVHLTMYGERVQDVEGEIRERHRDGESVLVVVGSEKVSFDVYEEADWNVGVTNQPHSEVAGLAVFLDRLFEGDELESDWEDAEQRVVPMATGKRVVPAESEEDGGAGSVGDVDPESES; encoded by the coding sequence ATGCACGACGACGCTGCGGCCGGTGCCGAGGTTGCCGTCCTCCGCCTCGGCCACCGACCCGGCCGTGACGAACGGATGACGACCCACGTGGGCCTGACGGCGCGAGCACTCGGCGCGGACCGCGTCTGGATTCCGGACAATGCTGGCCAGTCACGCGACACCGTCGCCGACATCACGGACCGCTTCGGCGGCCCGTTCGAGGTCGACCTGACCGACTCGCCGAAAGCCATCATCCGGAACTGGGAGGGACAGGTCGTCCACCTGACGATGTACGGCGAGCGCGTCCAGGACGTCGAGGGCGAGATCCGTGAGCGCCACCGCGACGGCGAGTCCGTCCTCGTCGTCGTCGGCTCCGAGAAAGTCTCGTTCGACGTTTACGAGGAGGCAGACTGGAACGTCGGTGTTACCAACCAGCCCCACTCCGAGGTTGCCGGCCTTGCGGTCTTTCTGGACCGGCTCTTCGAGGGCGACGAACTCGAGTCCGACTGGGAAGACGCCGAGCAGCGAGTGGTGCCGATGGCGACGGGAAAGCGGGTGGTCCCGGCGGAGTCGGAGGAGGACGGTGGCGCTGGCTCTGTGGGCGACGTGGATCCGGAGTCTGAGTCGTAA
- a CDS encoding cupin domain-containing protein has product MEHVNTDALEWREYDHGDATFRRKQLSSAVGADDIGCSLYELPAGKQSWPYHYHTANEEALYVLAGEGQLRCVDGEESLTAGDYVTLPADERGGHRVVNDSEEPFRYLLLSTMNEPDVTIYPEMNKFGVFVGSPPGGRDERTFHGYYDLDEDTDYWPE; this is encoded by the coding sequence ATGGAGCACGTCAACACCGACGCACTCGAGTGGCGCGAGTACGACCACGGCGATGCAACGTTCCGACGGAAGCAGCTCTCGAGTGCGGTCGGCGCGGACGACATCGGCTGTAGTCTCTACGAGTTACCCGCCGGGAAGCAGTCGTGGCCGTACCACTACCACACGGCGAACGAGGAAGCCCTGTATGTCCTCGCGGGGGAGGGACAGCTCCGCTGCGTCGACGGCGAGGAATCACTGACGGCAGGCGACTACGTAACGCTCCCGGCAGACGAGCGCGGCGGGCACAGAGTCGTCAACGATAGCGAGGAGCCGTTTCGATACCTGCTGCTGTCGACGATGAACGAGCCGGACGTCACCATCTATCCTGAGATGAACAAGTTCGGCGTCTTCGTCGGCTCGCCGCCCGGCGGTCGCGACGAGCGGACGTTCCACGGCTACTACGACCTAGATGAGGACACCGACTACTGGCCAGAATAA
- a CDS encoding universal stress protein has protein sequence MYDTILVPTDGSTVAEHAVDHAIDLAETYDATVHALYVVDTSAVDIGLGTEQVDRIRQGKFGDMPELEQRARDATGAVATKAADCGLDVTEAVVGGQPHGQIADYADDHDVDLIVMGSAGRSGVRRALLGSVAERTLRTTRRPVLVVDAETGTGSD, from the coding sequence ATGTACGACACCATCCTCGTTCCAACCGACGGAAGCACCGTTGCCGAACACGCCGTTGACCACGCGATCGACCTCGCCGAAACGTACGACGCAACCGTCCACGCGCTGTACGTCGTCGACACAAGCGCAGTCGATATCGGACTCGGCACCGAACAGGTCGACCGTATCCGACAGGGGAAGTTCGGCGATATGCCAGAACTCGAACAGCGAGCCAGAGACGCGACAGGGGCCGTCGCAACGAAAGCCGCCGACTGCGGTCTCGACGTCACCGAAGCTGTCGTCGGCGGGCAACCACACGGACAGATCGCAGACTACGCGGACGACCACGACGTCGACCTGATCGTCATGGGCTCGGCCGGCCGAAGCGGCGTCCGCCGGGCACTGCTCGGCAGCGTCGCCGAACGAACGCTGCGAACGACCCGCCGGCCCGTCCTCGTCGTTGACGCTGAGACCGGGACTGGGTCGGACTGA
- a CDS encoding sodium:solute symporter family transporter, producing MIELLEPFVLQETALDVGEFKLVPALTVAAMLALFLGVGYFFRVAAVDDLWVAGRSIGAVENGMAIGANWMSAASYLGVASIIALSGYFGLAYVVGWTTGYFILLIFLAAQFRRFGKYTAPDFVGDRFYSDWARGIAAFTTLAIAFTYAIGQASGMGLMAQYIFGISYEMGVIVLMGVTIGYVALSGMLGTTKNMAIQYVILIIAFTIGLYAVGWSQGWSTVLPYFEFGSEVAAAAEIEAQFVEPFADGSYYAWIALAFSLIVGTCGLPHVLVRFYTVENERTARWSTVWGLFFICLLYWGTATYAAWGGLLYDSEVTGGGGFADMLPIEADALVVLTAQLAELPTWLVGLVAAGAVAAALATTAGLFISASSAAAHDIYTNLYKENATQREQMLVGRVTILGIGILVTLIGLNPPALIGELVAMSFAIAGTVFFPVFFLGLWWENTTKEGALAGMLTGILLSFGAILNDTAIPMYTGVEDAVIPALATWLPGTSSALVGVPVVFGVIIVVSIVTDNPPQHVKRLVRQCHSPEPMSQTESAEDAANGGAPADD from the coding sequence ATGATCGAGCTACTCGAGCCGTTCGTCCTCCAGGAGACGGCGCTCGACGTCGGCGAGTTCAAACTCGTGCCGGCGCTGACCGTCGCGGCGATGCTGGCGCTGTTCCTCGGCGTCGGCTACTTCTTTCGGGTCGCGGCCGTCGACGATCTGTGGGTTGCCGGCCGATCGATCGGTGCAGTTGAGAACGGGATGGCGATCGGTGCAAACTGGATGAGTGCGGCATCCTACCTCGGTGTCGCGTCGATTATCGCCCTCTCGGGCTACTTCGGACTGGCGTACGTCGTCGGCTGGACGACGGGCTACTTCATCCTGCTCATCTTCCTGGCAGCCCAGTTCCGTCGGTTCGGGAAGTACACGGCACCTGACTTCGTCGGCGACCGGTTCTACTCCGACTGGGCACGCGGTATCGCGGCGTTCACCACACTTGCGATCGCGTTCACCTACGCCATCGGGCAGGCCAGCGGCATGGGGTTGATGGCCCAGTACATCTTCGGAATCTCCTACGAGATGGGTGTGATCGTCCTGATGGGAGTCACTATCGGCTACGTCGCCCTCTCGGGGATGCTGGGGACGACGAAGAACATGGCGATCCAGTACGTGATTCTCATCATTGCCTTCACCATCGGCCTCTACGCCGTCGGCTGGAGCCAGGGCTGGTCGACCGTTCTGCCGTACTTCGAATTCGGCAGCGAAGTCGCGGCGGCGGCTGAGATCGAAGCGCAGTTCGTTGAGCCGTTCGCCGACGGTTCCTACTACGCCTGGATCGCGCTAGCGTTCAGTCTGATCGTCGGCACCTGCGGTCTGCCGCACGTTCTCGTCCGGTTCTACACCGTCGAGAACGAGCGAACGGCCCGCTGGTCGACCGTCTGGGGCCTGTTCTTCATCTGCCTGCTGTACTGGGGAACGGCCACCTACGCCGCGTGGGGCGGATTGCTCTACGACAGCGAGGTAACCGGCGGCGGTGGCTTCGCCGACATGCTCCCCATCGAAGCCGACGCGCTAGTCGTTCTGACTGCACAACTCGCTGAACTGCCGACGTGGCTCGTCGGACTGGTGGCTGCCGGTGCCGTCGCCGCAGCGCTTGCGACCACCGCGGGGCTGTTCATCTCGGCTTCCTCGGCCGCTGCACACGACATCTACACGAATCTCTACAAGGAGAACGCAACCCAGCGCGAGCAGATGCTCGTGGGCCGCGTGACGATCCTGGGAATCGGTATCCTGGTGACGCTCATCGGTCTCAACCCGCCTGCGCTCATTGGCGAACTCGTCGCGATGTCGTTCGCCATCGCGGGCACCGTCTTCTTCCCGGTGTTCTTCCTCGGGCTTTGGTGGGAAAACACCACGAAAGAGGGCGCACTCGCGGGAATGCTCACCGGCATCCTGCTCTCGTTCGGTGCGATCCTCAACGACACGGCGATCCCGATGTACACCGGCGTCGAAGATGCGGTAATTCCCGCGCTCGCGACCTGGCTGCCGGGGACCTCCTCGGCACTGGTCGGCGTGCCGGTCGTCTTCGGGGTCATCATCGTCGTTTCGATCGTGACGGACAACCCACCACAGCACGTCAAACGACTCGTCCGGCAGTGTCACAGCCCGGAACCGATGAGTCAGACGGAGTCGGCGGAAGACGCTGCGAACGGTGGGGCACCGGCTGACGACTGA
- a CDS encoding DUF4212 domain-containing protein — MADDNTQSREDARTDGGVTTDSYLDKEINIFKPATPFMRDHLRVIWLSFAAWVVVVFGPTTAVLIESLWLETSVMTETTILGGFPLHFFLAAIVTPLGALVLSVGYAMQRDRLDTRYGISHEDGGAGGTDPDADTDADSDSDTVAADGGAK, encoded by the coding sequence ATGGCTGATGATAACACTCAATCTAGAGAAGACGCCCGAACTGACGGCGGTGTCACGACGGACTCGTACCTTGACAAGGAGATAAACATCTTCAAACCCGCGACGCCGTTCATGCGAGATCATCTACGGGTGATCTGGCTATCGTTTGCAGCCTGGGTGGTCGTCGTCTTCGGCCCGACGACGGCGGTTTTGATCGAATCCCTGTGGCTGGAGACCAGCGTGATGACCGAGACGACAATACTCGGCGGGTTCCCGTTGCACTTCTTCCTGGCGGCGATCGTCACGCCGCTTGGTGCACTCGTGCTCTCGGTCGGCTACGCGATGCAGCGAGACCGACTGGATACCAGGTACGGCATTTCGCACGAAGATGGAGGAGCAGGTGGGACAGACCCTGACGCCGATACCGACGCTGACTCCGACTCAGACACCGTCGCCGCAGACGGGGGTGCAAAATGA
- the acs gene encoding acetate--CoA ligase: protein MSQEDANLEARLEEQEAFDPPESFVEQANVTDPGIYEEFEENWPDCWERAADLISWDEEYDTVLEDGDAPFYEWFTGGELNASYNCLDRHVEDGRADEAAIEWVGELGETRSYTYDELLAEVNEFAATLRGLGVEEDDVVTLYMPMIPELPIAMLACARIGAPHSVVFAGFSADALATRMNSADSEYLVTCDGYYRRGDALDHISKTNEGLEGVEHEVSDVVVVDRLGDDLEHSLADNQHDYDELVADYEGETVEPVSRDAEDMLFLMYTSGTTGQPKGVKHTTGGYLAYTAWTSRAVLDIEADDTYWCAADIGWITGHSYIVYGPLALGTTSVMYEGTPDYPEKDRLWQIVEDYGVDIFYTAPTAIRAFMKWGKEYPEKHDLSSLRLLGTVGEPINPRAWKWYYKHIGNEECPIVDTWWQTETGGMMITTLPGINTMKPGSAGPPLPGIDARVVSASGEEVDAGQAGYVTVDKPWPGMLRTLYNNDERFINEYWREYSDEETDEWVYFPEDGAKIDDDSYITILGRVDDVINVSGHRLGTMEIESAVVGVDGIAEAAVVGGDHEVKGEAVYVYAIPEDGYDADAELEERAVEGVLDSIGPIAKPEDVVFTPELPKTRSGKIMRRLLEDIASGNELGNTSTLRNPGVVDDIAAQVEES, encoded by the coding sequence ATGTCACAGGAGGATGCCAACCTCGAGGCACGACTCGAAGAGCAGGAGGCGTTCGATCCGCCAGAGTCGTTCGTCGAGCAGGCAAACGTCACTGATCCGGGAATCTACGAGGAGTTCGAGGAGAACTGGCCCGACTGTTGGGAGCGGGCCGCTGACCTCATCTCGTGGGACGAGGAGTACGATACCGTCCTCGAGGACGGGGATGCACCGTTCTACGAGTGGTTCACCGGCGGCGAGTTGAACGCTTCGTACAACTGTCTCGACCGCCACGTCGAGGACGGACGGGCGGACGAGGCGGCGATCGAGTGGGTCGGCGAACTCGGGGAGACTCGCAGCTACACTTACGACGAGTTGCTCGCGGAGGTAAACGAGTTCGCGGCGACGCTGCGCGGACTCGGTGTCGAGGAAGACGACGTCGTCACCCTCTACATGCCGATGATTCCAGAGCTCCCGATCGCGATGCTCGCCTGTGCTCGCATCGGCGCGCCACACAGTGTCGTCTTCGCGGGTTTCTCCGCGGACGCACTCGCGACCCGGATGAACTCGGCCGACAGCGAGTACCTGGTCACCTGTGACGGCTACTACCGTCGCGGTGACGCACTCGATCACATCTCGAAGACCAACGAGGGACTCGAGGGCGTCGAGCACGAGGTCTCCGATGTCGTCGTCGTGGACCGACTGGGTGACGACCTCGAGCACTCGCTGGCGGACAACCAGCACGACTACGACGAGCTCGTCGCCGACTACGAGGGAGAGACGGTCGAGCCGGTGTCGCGAGATGCCGAGGATATGCTGTTCCTGATGTACACCTCGGGAACGACGGGTCAGCCGAAGGGCGTCAAACACACGACTGGCGGCTACCTCGCGTACACGGCCTGGACCAGCCGCGCCGTCCTCGATATCGAGGCCGACGACACCTACTGGTGTGCGGCCGACATCGGCTGGATCACGGGCCACTCCTACATCGTCTACGGGCCGCTTGCACTCGGAACGACCTCGGTGATGTACGAGGGGACGCCGGACTACCCCGAGAAGGATCGCCTCTGGCAGATCGTCGAGGACTACGGGGTTGATATTTTCTACACAGCGCCGACGGCCATCCGCGCCTTCATGAAGTGGGGGAAGGAGTATCCCGAGAAACACGATCTCTCCTCGCTGCGCCTGCTCGGCACCGTCGGTGAGCCGATCAACCCGCGAGCCTGGAAGTGGTACTACAAACACATCGGCAACGAGGAGTGTCCCATCGTCGACACCTGGTGGCAGACTGAGACGGGTGGCATGATGATCACGACACTGCCGGGTATCAACACGATGAAACCCGGTTCTGCCGGCCCGCCGCTCCCGGGTATCGACGCGCGTGTTGTCAGCGCTAGCGGCGAAGAGGTCGACGCTGGACAGGCCGGCTACGTCACCGTCGACAAACCGTGGCCGGGCATGCTCCGGACGCTGTACAACAACGACGAGCGATTCATCAACGAGTATTGGCGCGAATACTCGGACGAGGAGACAGACGAGTGGGTCTACTTCCCAGAGGACGGGGCGAAAATCGACGACGACAGCTACATCACGATCCTCGGCCGCGTCGACGACGTGATCAACGTCTCCGGCCACCGCCTCGGGACGATGGAGATCGAATCCGCCGTCGTCGGCGTCGATGGCATCGCCGAAGCCGCCGTCGTCGGCGGCGACCACGAGGTCAAGGGCGAAGCCGTCTACGTCTATGCCATTCCCGAGGACGGCTACGACGCTGACGCCGAACTCGAGGAGCGCGCCGTTGAAGGCGTGCTCGACTCGATTGGTCCGATCGCGAAACCTGAAGACGTTGTCTTCACGCCAGAACTTCCCAAAACGCGGTCCGGCAAGATTATGCGCCGTCTGTTAGAGGATATCGCGAGCGGGAACGAACTCGGCAACACCTCGACGCTGCGCAACCCCGGCGTCGTCGACGACATCGCTGCACAGGTCGAGGAGAGCTAA
- a CDS encoding bacterio-opsin activator domain-containing protein: protein MTAEAALSAREYDSLLDAAGTYREVLVLRCCGEVGLRPAELAELTVGDVEQVRIDPPRYVVRVPATGDSTDRTDSTDSTGPTDSTGPTQHRTAYLPTGVEQELRRYARSNGLGADDHLFDVTPRRLQMLVSEVATRASDRFDRPALAATSSSDLRQYFARRALVDHDINPRAVKTAGGWQSFEALESYLPEPSDTELVDAFETVERPSTPRLAGASGSGRTGRPMSDDSVVRLLLAASDRYALVRLDEEGYVERWNRSAAALFGYRAGEIVGTHVSAFYTDEAVEDGIPDQTLSAALEAAGTEQEGWRVHSDGSRFRATEVISPLRDDRGRHDGYAVFVRDSSAQHEVLESVRTERDELQQAVGIAERYRAVTAALLDANDREEVESRVCDALAEGESYVFSWIDRTTGASREGWRTTSGVRDGSEVDATTVDRLVPSEWEAAERAVVDGESAPERGATVSVTTVLDEQLDAELTLACVPLTYGDTTYGTLGVATARTDAFSTDERQWLATVGRQIGSAITAVRRRNLLLSDRVVELDVRCRDTSSFFVDASQRLGCRFELESLVPISESTQLYYLRLEDAPPADVFDLAADDPGIEDCRLLETDPDGWRIEVVVEGSSPARTLTEHGLTVLEAVTEDGATTITAEAAAEANVRTVLEGLQSVFPSSSLLGKRDAERTVQTAREFRAGLEERLTERQVTALRAAYFAGYYDWPRESTAEEVADAMGISSPTLHNHLRKGQHELLRTFFDDPSREQGVRQAADSSRDSSGRERRSDGERKTGAGTVGEQRSRTENGTGSTAGKEQGDQ from the coding sequence ATGACTGCGGAGGCGGCGCTCTCGGCCCGCGAGTACGATAGTCTCCTGGACGCCGCCGGAACGTACCGCGAAGTTCTCGTCCTCCGCTGCTGTGGCGAGGTGGGCCTGCGACCCGCCGAACTTGCCGAACTCACGGTTGGTGACGTCGAGCAGGTCCGCATCGATCCACCGCGGTACGTCGTTCGCGTTCCTGCAACCGGTGACAGCACTGACCGCACTGACTCCACTGACTCCACTGGTCCCACTGACTCCACTGGCCCCACACAGCACCGGACCGCCTACCTCCCAACCGGCGTCGAACAGGAACTCCGCCGCTACGCCCGAAGCAACGGCCTCGGTGCCGACGACCACCTCTTCGACGTCACGCCTCGCCGACTGCAGATGCTCGTTTCCGAGGTTGCAACCCGCGCCAGCGATCGGTTCGACCGACCCGCACTCGCAGCCACCTCCTCGAGTGACCTCCGTCAGTACTTCGCCCGCCGCGCCCTGGTCGACCACGACATCAACCCGCGCGCGGTCAAGACCGCCGGAGGCTGGCAAAGTTTCGAGGCACTCGAGTCCTACCTGCCGGAGCCCTCGGACACGGAACTCGTCGACGCCTTCGAAACCGTCGAGCGGCCGTCGACACCGCGGCTCGCGGGTGCAAGCGGTTCCGGCCGAACCGGGCGGCCGATGAGCGACGACAGCGTCGTTCGCCTGCTACTGGCCGCGAGCGACCGCTACGCGCTCGTTCGACTCGACGAGGAGGGCTACGTCGAGCGCTGGAATCGCAGCGCGGCCGCGCTATTCGGGTATCGAGCAGGCGAAATCGTCGGCACGCACGTCTCGGCGTTCTACACGGACGAGGCAGTCGAAGACGGCATCCCTGACCAGACACTCTCGGCAGCACTCGAGGCGGCTGGCACCGAGCAGGAAGGCTGGCGCGTCCACAGTGACGGCTCGCGCTTTCGAGCGACCGAGGTCATCTCGCCGCTGCGGGACGACCGCGGCCGCCACGATGGGTACGCCGTCTTCGTCCGTGACAGTTCGGCACAACACGAGGTACTCGAGTCGGTTCGCACGGAGCGCGACGAACTGCAACAAGCGGTGGGTATCGCCGAGCGGTATCGAGCGGTAACGGCAGCGCTGCTCGATGCGAACGATCGCGAGGAAGTCGAATCCAGGGTCTGTGACGCGCTTGCGGAAGGTGAGTCCTACGTGTTCAGCTGGATCGACCGAACGACTGGTGCCTCCCGCGAGGGCTGGCGCACGACGAGCGGGGTGCGCGACGGGAGTGAGGTCGATGCGACGACGGTCGACAGACTCGTTCCCTCGGAGTGGGAGGCCGCCGAGAGGGCTGTTGTGGACGGCGAATCTGCGCCGGAGCGGGGAGCGACGGTCTCCGTCACGACCGTGCTGGACGAGCAACTCGACGCCGAACTCACACTCGCCTGCGTCCCCCTCACCTACGGCGATACCACCTACGGGACACTCGGCGTCGCAACGGCCCGAACGGACGCCTTCTCAACTGACGAGCGACAGTGGCTCGCCACCGTTGGCCGACAGATTGGCTCCGCTATCACCGCCGTTCGCCGACGGAACCTCCTCCTCTCGGACCGCGTCGTCGAACTCGACGTTCGCTGTCGGGACACCAGTTCGTTCTTCGTCGACGCCTCCCAGCGGCTCGGCTGTCGGTTCGAACTCGAGTCCCTCGTTCCCATCTCCGAGTCGACACAGCTGTACTACCTCCGACTCGAAGATGCACCGCCAGCCGACGTGTTCGACCTCGCGGCGGACGACCCGGGAATCGAAGACTGTCGGCTTCTCGAGACGGACCCTGACGGCTGGCGTATCGAGGTCGTCGTCGAGGGGTCGTCGCCTGCGCGTACACTGACAGAGCACGGGCTGACGGTGCTCGAGGCGGTTACCGAGGACGGCGCAACGACGATCACGGCGGAGGCCGCGGCGGAGGCGAATGTGCGGACGGTACTCGAGGGACTCCAGTCTGTGTTCCCATCGTCGTCGCTGCTTGGCAAGCGTGACGCCGAACGGACCGTCCAGACCGCTCGCGAGTTCCGGGCGGGACTCGAGGAGCGGTTGACCGAACGGCAGGTCACGGCGCTACGGGCGGCGTACTTCGCGGGCTACTACGACTGGCCGCGCGAGAGTACGGCGGAGGAAGTGGCAGACGCGATGGGGATCTCCTCACCGACGTTGCACAATCATCTCCGAAAGGGACAACACGAGTTGTTGCGGACGTTTTTCGACGATCCATCGAGGGAACAGGGCGTTCGACAGGCAGCCGATTCCAGCCGGGACTCGAGTGGGCGCGAGCGTCGAAGCGACGGCGAACGGAAGACGGGGGCCGGTACGGTGGGCGAGCAACGGAGTCGCACCGAGAACGGGACCGGGTCAACGGCGGGGAAAGAACAGGGCGATCAGTAG